Proteins from a genomic interval of Asterias rubens chromosome 16, eAstRub1.3, whole genome shotgun sequence:
- the LOC117300792 gene encoding growth hormone secretagogue receptor type 1-like isoform X3 has protein sequence MDPSYDYSAFSMDGLDLCNVSYEYLTDNKTIQEHNYTDASEFLYDIVTYCFLQKEGICAQYLYEIQGDNLIGNLLYIMYPQHYPFLQVIPFITVVGLLCIVGIIGNLLTIVVILRNRILQTTSNYLVSMAFSDLLILLLTGPMEIAYELKAWPWTYTRFMCRLRYFLIEACTFTSVLSITSFTTERYLAICHPIWAKTFVSHTRTVKIIVIIWMFSFCMSIPLFLGYDTFEVCPGIAETTVCNMPSLEWESIIDYIYIASATILFLIPMIMISIFYSLIARVLYGVNVEVAVRRNSRRTRNRNGVNNTEKKENSIEKSRKQIVKMLALVAGCFAACWLPFHIIRILPNFNIDEWSEGLTNAYFPFLYHLSIVLMYTSATINPILYNIMSARFREAFKRTILCQESVTFMSARKSPVNYTRATSIREV, from the exons ATGGATCCGAGTTACGATTACTCCGCGTTCAGTATGGACGGCCTGGACCTGTGCAATGTCTCGTACGAGTACCTGACGGACAATAAGACAATCCAGGAACATAACTACACGGACGCGTCGGAATTCTTGTACGACATTGTGACATACTGCTTCTTGCAGAAGGAAGGAATATGTGCGCAGTACCTTTATGAAATACAGGGCGATAACCTGATCGGTAACTTGCTGTACATCATGTACCCCCAGCACTACCCATTCCTCCAGGTCATACCGTTCATTACTGTAGTCGGACTTCTATGTATAGTTGGTATCATAGGAAATCTACTGACCATTGTTGTGATTCTTCGAAACCGGATTCTGCAGACAACTTCGAATTATTTGGTCAGTATGGCCTTCTCGGACCTCTTGATCCTTTTGCTAACGGGCCCCATGGAGATAGCGTACGAGCTAAAAGCCTGGCCCTGGACGTATACACGTTTCATGTGCCGGTTGCGGTACTTTCTCATTGAGGCCTGTACTTTCACGTCCGTATTGAGCATCACGTCGTTCACGACCGAGCGCTACCTCGCGATCTGTCACCCGATCTGGGCCAAGACCTTCGTCTCGCACACCCGCACCGTCAAGATCATCGTCATCATCTGGATGTTTTCCTTCTGCATGAGCATACCGCTGTTCCTGGGCTACGATACCTTTGAGGTGTGCCCGGGCATTGCCGAGACGACCGTGTGTAACATGCCCTCGCTGGAGTGGGAGTCGATCATCGACTACATTTATATCGCGTCCGCAACGATACTGTTCCTCATCCCGATGATTATGATCTCCATTTTCTACTCGTTGATTGCGAGGGTGCTGTACGGGGTCAACGTGGAGGTGGCCGTGCGGAGGAACTCCAGACGGACTCGAAACAGAAATGGAGTTAATAACACGGAGAAGAAAGAAAATTCGATCGAGAAATCCCGAAAACAGATCGTGAAAATGTTAG CCCTCGTGGCAGGCTGCTTCGCAGCATGCTGGCTACCTTTCCACATCATACGGATTCTACCAAACTTCAACATCGACGAGTGGTCGGAGGGGCTGACCAACGCCTATTTCCCGTTCCTCTACCACCTGTCCATCGTGCTCATGTACACCAGTGCCACCATCAACCCGATACTCTACAATATCATGTCGGCAAGGTTCAGAGAGGCCTTCAAGAGGACCATCCTCTGCCAAGAA TCCGTCACTTTTATGTCTGCACGTAAGAGTCCAGTCAATTACACACGTGCCACGTCCATCCGTGAAGTGTA G
- the LOC117300792 gene encoding growth hormone secretagogue receptor type 1-like isoform X1, protein MDPSYDYSAFSMDGLDLCNVSYEYLTDNKTIQEHNYTDASEFLYDIVTYCFLQKEGICAQYLYEIQGDNLIGNLLYIMYPQHYPFLQVIPFITVVGLLCIVGIIGNLLTIVVILRNRILQTTSNYLVSMAFSDLLILLLTGPMEIAYELKAWPWTYTRFMCRLRYFLIEACTFTSVLSITSFTTERYLAICHPIWAKTFVSHTRTVKIIVIIWMFSFCMSIPLFLGYDTFEVCPGIAETTVCNMPSLEWESIIDYIYIASATILFLIPMIMISIFYSLIARVLYGVNVEVAVRRNSRRTRNRNGVNNTEKKENSIEKSRKQIVKMLALVAGCFAACWLPFHIIRILPNFNIDEWSEGLTNAYFPFLYHLSIVLMYTSATINPILYNIMSARFREAFKRTILCQEARVSCHHWMWGYKHERCSLSPSGTVGLTYV, encoded by the exons ATGGATCCGAGTTACGATTACTCCGCGTTCAGTATGGACGGCCTGGACCTGTGCAATGTCTCGTACGAGTACCTGACGGACAATAAGACAATCCAGGAACATAACTACACGGACGCGTCGGAATTCTTGTACGACATTGTGACATACTGCTTCTTGCAGAAGGAAGGAATATGTGCGCAGTACCTTTATGAAATACAGGGCGATAACCTGATCGGTAACTTGCTGTACATCATGTACCCCCAGCACTACCCATTCCTCCAGGTCATACCGTTCATTACTGTAGTCGGACTTCTATGTATAGTTGGTATCATAGGAAATCTACTGACCATTGTTGTGATTCTTCGAAACCGGATTCTGCAGACAACTTCGAATTATTTGGTCAGTATGGCCTTCTCGGACCTCTTGATCCTTTTGCTAACGGGCCCCATGGAGATAGCGTACGAGCTAAAAGCCTGGCCCTGGACGTATACACGTTTCATGTGCCGGTTGCGGTACTTTCTCATTGAGGCCTGTACTTTCACGTCCGTATTGAGCATCACGTCGTTCACGACCGAGCGCTACCTCGCGATCTGTCACCCGATCTGGGCCAAGACCTTCGTCTCGCACACCCGCACCGTCAAGATCATCGTCATCATCTGGATGTTTTCCTTCTGCATGAGCATACCGCTGTTCCTGGGCTACGATACCTTTGAGGTGTGCCCGGGCATTGCCGAGACGACCGTGTGTAACATGCCCTCGCTGGAGTGGGAGTCGATCATCGACTACATTTATATCGCGTCCGCAACGATACTGTTCCTCATCCCGATGATTATGATCTCCATTTTCTACTCGTTGATTGCGAGGGTGCTGTACGGGGTCAACGTGGAGGTGGCCGTGCGGAGGAACTCCAGACGGACTCGAAACAGAAATGGAGTTAATAACACGGAGAAGAAAGAAAATTCGATCGAGAAATCCCGAAAACAGATCGTGAAAATGTTAG CCCTCGTGGCAGGCTGCTTCGCAGCATGCTGGCTACCTTTCCACATCATACGGATTCTACCAAACTTCAACATCGACGAGTGGTCGGAGGGGCTGACCAACGCCTATTTCCCGTTCCTCTACCACCTGTCCATCGTGCTCATGTACACCAGTGCCACCATCAACCCGATACTCTACAATATCATGTCGGCAAGGTTCAGAGAGGCCTTCAAGAGGACCATCCTCTGCCAAGAA GCACGTGTGTCTTGTCATCATTGGATGTGGGGTTACAAGCACGAGCGATGCTCCCTGTCTCCCAGTGGGACTGTGGGCTTGACCTACGTATGA
- the LOC117300792 gene encoding growth hormone secretagogue receptor type 1-like isoform X4, whose product MDPSYDYSAFSMDGLDLCNVSYEYLTDNKTIQEHNYTDASEFLYDIVTYCFLQKEGICAQYLYEIQGDNLIGNLLYIMYPQHYPFLQVIPFITVVGLLCIVGIIGNLLTIVVILRNRILQTTSNYLVSMAFSDLLILLLTGPMEIAYELKAWPWTYTRFMCRLRYFLIEACTFTSVLSITSFTTERYLAICHPIWAKTFVSHTRTVKIIVIIWMFSFCMSIPLFLGYDTFEVCPGIAETTVCNMPSLEWESIIDYIYIASATILFLIPMIMISIFYSLIARVLYGVNVEVAVRRNSRRTRNRNGVNNTEKKENSIEKSRKQIVKMLALVAGCFAACWLPFHIIRILPNFNIDEWSEGLTNAYFPFLYHLSIVLMYTSATINPILYNIMSARFREAFKRTILCQESVTFMSARKSPVNYTRATSIREV is encoded by the exons ATGGATCCGAGTTACGATTACTCCGCGTTCAGTATGGACGGCCTGGACCTGTGCAATGTCTCGTACGAGTACCTGACGGACAATAAGACAATCCAGGAACATAACTACACGGACGCGTCGGAATTCTTGTACGACATTGTGACATACTGCTTCTTGCAGAAGGAAGGAATATGTGCGCAGTACCTTTATGAAATACAGGGCGATAACCTGATCGGTAACTTGCTGTACATCATGTACCCCCAGCACTACCCATTCCTCCAGGTCATACCGTTCATTACTGTAGTCGGACTTCTATGTATAGTTGGTATCATAGGAAATCTACTGACCATTGTTGTGATTCTTCGAAACCGGATTCTGCAGACAACTTCGAATTATTTGGTCAGTATGGCCTTCTCGGACCTCTTGATCCTTTTGCTAACGGGCCCCATGGAGATAGCGTACGAGCTAAAAGCCTGGCCCTGGACGTATACACGTTTCATGTGCCGGTTGCGGTACTTTCTCATTGAGGCCTGTACTTTCACGTCCGTATTGAGCATCACGTCGTTCACGACCGAGCGCTACCTCGCGATCTGTCACCCGATCTGGGCCAAGACCTTCGTCTCGCACACCCGCACCGTCAAGATCATCGTCATCATCTGGATGTTTTCCTTCTGCATGAGCATACCGCTGTTCCTGGGCTACGATACCTTTGAGGTGTGCCCGGGCATTGCCGAGACGACCGTGTGTAACATGCCCTCGCTGGAGTGGGAGTCGATCATCGACTACATTTATATCGCGTCCGCAACGATACTGTTCCTCATCCCGATGATTATGATCTCCATTTTCTACTCGTTGATTGCGAGGGTGCTGTACGGGGTCAACGTGGAGGTGGCCGTGCGGAGGAACTCCAGACGGACTCGAAACAGAAATGGAGTTAATAACACGGAGAAGAAAGAAAATTCGATCGAGAAATCCCGAAAACAGATCGTGAAAATGTTAG CCCTCGTGGCAGGCTGCTTCGCAGCATGCTGGCTACCTTTCCACATCATACGGATTCTACCAAACTTCAACATCGACGAGTGGTCGGAGGGGCTGACCAACGCCTATTTCCCGTTCCTCTACCACCTGTCCATCGTGCTCATGTACACCAGTGCCACCATCAACCCGATACTCTACAATATCATGTCGGCAAGGTTCAGAGAGGCCTTCAAGAGGACCATCCTCTGCCAAGAA TCCGTCACTTTTATGTCTGCACGTAAGAGTCCAGTCAATTACACACGTGCCACGTCCATCCGTGAAGTGTAG
- the LOC117300792 gene encoding growth hormone secretagogue receptor type 1-like isoform X2 gives MDPSYDYSAFSMDGLDLCNVSYEYLTDNKTIQEHNYTDASEFLYDIVTYCFLQKEGICAQYLYEIQGDNLIGNLLYIMYPQHYPFLQVIPFITVVGLLCIVGIIGNLLTIVVILRNRILQTTSNYLVSMAFSDLLILLLTGPMEIAYELKAWPWTYTRFMCRLRYFLIEACTFTSVLSITSFTTERYLAICHPIWAKTFVSHTRTVKIIVIIWMFSFCMSIPLFLGYDTFEVCPGIAETTVCNMPSLEWESIIDYIYIASATILFLIPMIMISIFYSLIARVLYGVNVEVAVRRNSRRTRNRNGVNNTEKKENSIEKSRKQIVKMLALVAGCFAACWLPFHIIRILPNFNIDEWSEGLTNAYFPFLYHLSIVLMYTSATINPILYNIMSARFREAFKRTILCQEVSSPPNSRGGYSSASVVTQTSSV, from the exons ATGGATCCGAGTTACGATTACTCCGCGTTCAGTATGGACGGCCTGGACCTGTGCAATGTCTCGTACGAGTACCTGACGGACAATAAGACAATCCAGGAACATAACTACACGGACGCGTCGGAATTCTTGTACGACATTGTGACATACTGCTTCTTGCAGAAGGAAGGAATATGTGCGCAGTACCTTTATGAAATACAGGGCGATAACCTGATCGGTAACTTGCTGTACATCATGTACCCCCAGCACTACCCATTCCTCCAGGTCATACCGTTCATTACTGTAGTCGGACTTCTATGTATAGTTGGTATCATAGGAAATCTACTGACCATTGTTGTGATTCTTCGAAACCGGATTCTGCAGACAACTTCGAATTATTTGGTCAGTATGGCCTTCTCGGACCTCTTGATCCTTTTGCTAACGGGCCCCATGGAGATAGCGTACGAGCTAAAAGCCTGGCCCTGGACGTATACACGTTTCATGTGCCGGTTGCGGTACTTTCTCATTGAGGCCTGTACTTTCACGTCCGTATTGAGCATCACGTCGTTCACGACCGAGCGCTACCTCGCGATCTGTCACCCGATCTGGGCCAAGACCTTCGTCTCGCACACCCGCACCGTCAAGATCATCGTCATCATCTGGATGTTTTCCTTCTGCATGAGCATACCGCTGTTCCTGGGCTACGATACCTTTGAGGTGTGCCCGGGCATTGCCGAGACGACCGTGTGTAACATGCCCTCGCTGGAGTGGGAGTCGATCATCGACTACATTTATATCGCGTCCGCAACGATACTGTTCCTCATCCCGATGATTATGATCTCCATTTTCTACTCGTTGATTGCGAGGGTGCTGTACGGGGTCAACGTGGAGGTGGCCGTGCGGAGGAACTCCAGACGGACTCGAAACAGAAATGGAGTTAATAACACGGAGAAGAAAGAAAATTCGATCGAGAAATCCCGAAAACAGATCGTGAAAATGTTAG CCCTCGTGGCAGGCTGCTTCGCAGCATGCTGGCTACCTTTCCACATCATACGGATTCTACCAAACTTCAACATCGACGAGTGGTCGGAGGGGCTGACCAACGCCTATTTCCCGTTCCTCTACCACCTGTCCATCGTGCTCATGTACACCAGTGCCACCATCAACCCGATACTCTACAATATCATGTCGGCAAGGTTCAGAGAGGCCTTCAAGAGGACCATCCTCTGCCAAGAAGTAAGCTCTCCTCCCAACTCTAGAGGGGGGTATTCATCTGCTTCTGTGGTTACGCAAACCTCCTCTGtctaa